GCTCGAACGCCGGGTCAGCCTGCGGATGCGCCGCCAGGAGATACTGACGCACCCGGAGGACCCCGCCACGCTCTGGGTCGTCCTGGACGAGGCGGCCCTGCGCCGCCCGATCGGCGGGCCGCGAGTCACCCGCGCCCAGCTGAAACACCTGCTCGCGGTCTCCGAACAGCCGAACATCATCATCCAGGTGATGCCGTTCGCCTTCGGCGGCCACGCCGCGGAAGGCGGCACCTTCAGCATCCTGCGCTTCGCCGAGCCGGAGCTTTCCGACATCGTCCACTGCAGGTACCTGAGCGGTGCGGTCTACCTGGACAAACCGGCCGACGTGCTCCGGTACTCGGAGGTCATGGGCCGCATGATCATTGACAGCACACAGCCCGGGGAGTTCGCCGACTTCCTGCGGCGAATCCTCGCCGAGGAATAGCCACGGAACAACCGAGGCACGCGCCGGCCGCGCCGGCCCTCCGTCCCGGCCCTCGGAGCAGCCCCGGCCACTTCCCAGATCCACCCGGACCAGCGCGTCGAGCACCGCCCGCACGGAGGCGGCCGGGCCGGCCGCGTAGTCGAGACAGTGCAGGGAGCTCAGCAACGGCAGCCCGACGCCCGGTTCCGCCAGCAGCGGCAACAGGACCGCGCCGCGCGAGCGGGCGACGGCCAGCTCGGCCAGGCACCAGCTCGACGCCACATAGCCGGAGGTGATCACAGCGACAAGCGCGTCCGCGGCCCGCAGTTCCTGATAGAGCCGCTTTTCCCAGTCCTCCCCGATCCGTACGCCCCGCTCCTGGTCGGTGTCGACGGCGGCCTCAGCCGGACCGCGGCGGAGCGCGGTCGGGCCGGGGCGTCACCCGGCCGCGGGCACGGTGGCGGCCACCGCGTCCGTCAGGAGCGCGGTCGGGTGACCGATGAGTCGACTCAGGTCGCCGGTGTCGATCCGCAGCCACCCGGCCCCGATCGCCCGGTCCGCGTCGGCGAGGACGCGCGCGACGGGCGCGGGCAGACCCGCGCCGGTCAGGACGGCCTCCAGCTCGGGCTGGGTGACGTCGCGGTACACGACCGGCTGGCCGGTGCGCCTGACGATCTGCTCGGCCAGCTCCGACAGGGTGAACGACGTGTCGCCGCCCAGCTCGTACACGGCGCCCTCGTGGCCCGTCCCGGTCAGGACGGCGCCGGCCGCCTCGGCGTACTCCGAGCGGGCGGCGCCGCTGACCCGACCCTCGCCGGCGCAGCCCACGACCGCGCCCGTCTGGAGGTACACCGGCAGCTGGGCGGTGTAGTTCTCGTAGTACCAGCCGTTGCGCAGGAAGGCGAACGGGACGCCGAGATCGCGGATACCCGCCTCGGTCTCCCGGTGGTCGGCGGCCAGCAGCATGTCCGTGGTGTCGGCGTACGGCGCGCTGGTGTAGACGACGAGGGACGCGCCGGCGTCGCGCGCCGCCCGAGCCGCGCCCACGTGCTGTTCGACCCGGCGGCCGAAGTCCGTCCCCGACACGATCAGCGCCTTCTCGGCCCCGGCGAACCCCGCCGCGAGCGAGGCGGCGTCGTCGAAGTCCAGCCGGCGGACGTCCACGCCCCGCCCCGCCAGCGCCGACAGCGCGGCGACATCACGGGTGCCCGCCACGATCTGCCCTGCGGGGACGCCGCGGGCGAGCAGGTTCTCGACGACGAGCCGGCCGAGGTGACCGCCGGCTCCGGTGACGACGATGGACATGGTGCCCTCCTGGGGTGGGTGTGGTCGAACAGCGCCGTCTGCGCCCACCAGGACCCTCTCGTGACCACTTTCCCAGGTACAGTACCCACCTTCAGGTAAGGTACTGTCTTCGTGGTTAGTAACCAGGTGGCGAGCCAGTCCATTCGTCAGTCCAACAGCCAGTCCCGCGGCGAATCCGTCGACCGGTCCGCGGGCGAGTTCAGCGAGCTGCGGGCGCTCTTCGCAGGCGGGTTCTTCCCCCGTGACTGCCCGACCCGGACGGTCCTCGACCACGTCACGAGTCGTTGGGGGATCCTCGTCCTGCTGACGCTCGCCGAGGGGACCCTCCGATGGGGGGAGCTGCGTCGGGCCGTCGAGGGTGTGAGCGAGAAGATGCTCGCCCAGACGCTGCGCGTCCTCGAGCAGGACGGGCTCGTCCACCGGGAGGCCTTCGTGGTCATCCCGCCGCACGTCGAGTACAGCCTCACCGGTCTCGGGGACGATCTGGTCACCCGGCTCGTGCCGCTGATGGCCTGGATCGCCCGGCACGCCGACGAGATCGTCACCCACGCGGCACCGGCCACGCCCTGACCCCGGCCACGCCCTGTCACGACCATCCCTTCCGGTGGTTCACTCGGGCCGACGGAGCCCGGCCGGGCACCCGCTCAGCCGTTCGCCCCCGTGGGCATCTGGCCGCCGTCCCCGGGCGCCGGGATCACGGGCCCGCCGGGTGACGCGCCCGCCGAGCCGTCGTCCACCGCCGCCACGCGGGCGGTCGCCTGTGCCGGACGGACGAGCAGCAGCACCACGACCCCGGCGACCACACCGGCGACGC
The Parafrankia discariae DNA segment above includes these coding regions:
- a CDS encoding NmrA family NAD(P)-binding protein, producing the protein MSIVVTGAGGHLGRLVVENLLARGVPAGQIVAGTRDVAALSALAGRGVDVRRLDFDDAASLAAGFAGAEKALIVSGTDFGRRVEQHVGAARAARDAGASLVVYTSAPYADTTDMLLAADHRETEAGIRDLGVPFAFLRNGWYYENYTAQLPVYLQTGAVVGCAGEGRVSGAARSEYAEAAGAVLTGTGHEGAVYELGGDTSFTLSELAEQIVRRTGQPVVYRDVTQPELEAVLTGAGLPAPVARVLADADRAIGAGWLRIDTGDLSRLIGHPTALLTDAVAATVPAAG
- a CDS encoding winged helix-turn-helix transcriptional regulator, with translation MRALFAGGFFPRDCPTRTVLDHVTSRWGILVLLTLAEGTLRWGELRRAVEGVSEKMLAQTLRVLEQDGLVHREAFVVIPPHVEYSLTGLGDDLVTRLVPLMAWIARHADEIVTHAAPATP